In Deefgea piscis, the genomic window AAAGTACGGCCGCGTTCATATTCCATCACCATATACACGGTGTCGTTCGCTCGGAAAAAATTCAGCACTCGGACAATATTTGGGTGCTGAATTCTGGCGAGTGTTTTGCCCTCTTCAAAAAAACATTTCAAACCATGCCGAAACAGCGCGATGTGTTCTTCGCTTACGGCTTGTACCGCGACGCCTTCTTTGCGCAGCGCTAAAGAATTGGGTAAATATTCTTTGATTGCGACCGGGTAGTCGTGTTCATCATGGGCTAAATACACAATACTAAAGCCGCCAGCGGATAAAAGCTTGGCGATGGTGTAGTTCTGTAATTGGTATCCGCGTGCGAGCGGTTGATTGCTTGGGGTGGCCATGCTTAGTTTTGGTTATACTCTGAGTAAATAGTCTAGGGCCTGTTGATGTTTGGCATTCTGCTGCAGCTTACGCAGTTTTCGCGGTGAATGCAGCGTCAATAGACCATTAGTGTCAGCCCTACCGTCGTAAGTGTAAAGCGGCGCGTATTAAAGAAGGAAGTTATATGATTTATAGCATGACAGGATACGCAAGTGCCCAAAGAGAATTGTCCCATGGGGTGTTATCGGTAGAGTTGCGCGCCGTCAATCATCGCTTTTTAGATCTAAGCCTAAGATTGCCTGAGGAATTCCGTGCTTTAGAGGGCGCAATTCGTGAGAAGCTCAGCGGGCGTCTCAATCGTGGCAAATTAGAATGCCGTTTGAATTTTAATGTGCGTGAAGCGGCCAACACGCAGTTGCGCTTAAACAACGCTTTAGTCGCAGAGTTGCTGCGTTTGGCCGATCAAGTCAAAGAGCATCAAGCGAGTGCGGGCGATTTACGCATGGCCGATATTTTACGCTGGCCTGGTGTGATTGAATCGGATGCATTGCCAACCGAGCTATTGCAAACCACTGCGCTTGAAGTATTAGATGTGGCTTTGCTTGACTTCTTAGCGAGTCGCGCTCGAGAGGGCGCTAAATTGGCGGCGATTTTATTAGAACGCGTTGAGGCGATGGATGCCTTGATTGCCGGCGTAAAACCATTATTGCCACAAATTATCTCTGATTATGAAGCCAAGCTGACTTTACGCTTTGTTGAGGCCATAGGCTGTGGCGACGATGACCGAGTTCGCCAAGAGATGGTGATCTTTGCGCAAAAAGTGGACATTCTGGAAGAAATCGATCGCCTGCAAACGCATATCGCCGAATTGCGCCGAATTTTGCAAAAAGGCGGCAATGCCGGTAAGCGTTTAGATTTCTTGATGCAAGAGCTTAACCGTGAAGCCAATACCTTGGGATCGAAATCGGTTTCAGTAGAAACGACCAAAGTGGCGATGGAGTTGAAAGTCTTGATCGAACAAATGCGCGAGCAAGTGCAGAACATTGAGTAGTGTTTTTTGACGTGTCATGACAGAGCATTTTTCCCCTCTAAGCCCAGCAAATGCTGGGTTTTTTGTTTCTTGACGTGTCACGCCATGCGGCGTAATCTCACGTTTAGCTTGTACCCAAGCATGTACCCAAAGCCAATTTTGGGTACAAGCTTTGGGTACAAGGTGTTTTCATACAGGGGTGGGGTATAGGGTTATGACTAAGTTTACGGATGTTGGGATTAAGGCGCTGATTACGGGCGATATTCGCTTTGAAGGACGTGCTGACTCGATTGTTGCCGGCTTAGTTTTGAGTTTTAGAAAGAATGACAAAGTGCCGCGTTGGTTGTTTCGATATTCTTTTGCTGGGACACCGCGAAAAATGGTCATCGGTAACTATGGGAATATGAGTTTGTCGGAAGCTAGAGCTCGGGCGCGTGAGCTGGCCGCGCGCGTGCAGCTTGGCTATGACGTACAAGGTGAAAAAGCCGCACGTATTGTCGAGGCTGTAGCGGCCATTGAGGCCGAACGCGCTTCGATTACGGTCAATGAGCTGGCCGAGGAATATTTAAACCGTGAAATTATCGGGCGCGTTAAACATCCAAATATCCCGATCAATCAATATGAAAAAAATATCCGGCCACTTATCGGCGCATTAAAAATCGAGGCGGTCACGTCTTTGCATGTGGATGACATTCTTGAAGCTGTACGCAAGCGTGGAGCGCCCAGTATTGCGAATAAAGCATTACGGATGCTGCAAAACATGTTCGACTACGCCATACGCCGCCGCATGATCGCGGTAAATCCAGCCGCCGCATTTCGCACTAAAGACGCTGGCGGTGAATTAACTGCTAGAGATAGGGCGCTGTCGCGTACCGAGCTGGCCTTGTTATTTGCCGCGATGAAGCAGGCCAAAGGCTTTAGTGTGCAAAACGAATTAACCATTAAGCTGCTGCTGGTGCTGTGCTGTCGCAAGATGGAATTATGCGCGGCGCAATGGGATGAATTTGATTTGGATGCGGCAATCTGGCACATGCGCGACGATGTGAAGACTGGGAAGGGCTTAGATGTGCCTTTGCCGCCGTGTGCTGTGGAATGGTTGCGCGAGTTGAAGCGCCTATCTGGCGCTAGTCCGTATATTTTGCCGGCAAGAAAAATGCAGCACCGTGGATTACCGCATATTTGCGAAGGAACAATCGGCACAGCCATGGGCAAGCTCAAACCACACATGCCTGATGTGGAGGCATTTACCGTGCATGATCTACGCCGCACTGCGCGTACTCAATTGGCTGCGCTGGGCGTGGACGTAATCACTGCTGAGCGATGCTTGAATCACAAAATCAAAGGCGTACACGGCACGTATGATCGGCATGATTACTTTGACGAACGCAAAGACGCGCTAATTAAGTGGGCGGACTTAATGCGAGAGCTGGAGCAGGGCGGGAATGACAAAGTGGTGAATCTAAAAGACAAAAAGCGTAAAGCCGCTTAATCGAGTTTGCCGCGCCTATCTCGACGGAGAGAAAACGGGTAGCCCCTGACCCGCTGGCGCGGCAATCAATTACAGGGATTGCGCCGAAGGGGGGCGCGTAATATGAGCATGAATGATTATTCATGGCTAAATAACGTAATGTACGACTCGATTACAGAAAAGTTCACATTACATGACTGGTCAAGAGCATTAGCATTTAGAGCTGAATTATTAAGCGACTCCAGCAGAGCTGAAGATGAGCTAATCAGATTCGGGCTAAGGCATTTATTTGAACGCCCAACTCATTTAAACACCTTAGCTGACTTGATTGCTTCAGGGGAATATATCGACCTTACTCACCTGAAAATATTCGACGCGTATTGTCCAAATCCAGCAATTTCCAATCTTACGACTGGCCTTGCGTTGGCCGCAGCTAGGGATATTCTTGAGCGCCCTGAGATGGGCGAAGTTGATGATGCACCACTCTCGGTGTATGACTTTCATGCGCCAGAAAATTTTCTATCAATGCCTTTGCACTTTATTGATGCTGAAGCAATATCCTACATCGGGGTTAATTTAGAGTTGCCCGACGCTTTGCTATTTGAGAGGTTTAAAGATTGGCTAGCAGCTACGCGGCATGAGTTGGAGATAAGCAAGCCGCGACGGGTGTTTACTAAGGTGGATACTCAGAAATGGCGCGATATGAAAATATTGCAGTATTTAGATCTTAGTATTTATTTGCAAAGTACCGGAGTGGAATTAGGCCAGCAGCTAATAGGAGTTTTGTTGTTTCCTAATACTTACGATATTTCACCAAGCGAAAGAATAAGGAAAGTCGTAGCGCCTTTGGCTGAAAAATTAATCTCTTATCAAGTGCTCAGTGCCCTGCGAACCCAAAACCAACAAATCTGCGACTAATTCGGAGTATTTTTTTTAAAAAAACATTCCGGAGTGTTTTTTTGTAATTTCCGAGCCTTCAAATCCACGCTGTGACAAATTAAATTGGCTGCACTTTTCAACAAGGTGCAAGCCATGCCACAACGTACACAGCAACCAACCACCCAAACCAAAGCACCCGCCAAGGTTATCCCGATTAGCCAGCCGCAAGCGCCGCTACTGGCAACGTATGGCGCTTTGCCTGCAACGGGCTTTATCCGTCAGCGTGAATTACTCGAAATCATCCCGTTTTCAGCATCAACACTGTGGCGGCGCGTTCGTATGGCTACGTTCCCTGCGCCGACCAAGCTATCCGAGCGCGTGACCGCGTGGCAGTGTGAGGCCGTGCGCCAGTGGCTTGATGAGCAAGGGGGGGCGCAGTAATGAAAAAAGCCGCCTCACTGAATCAACAGCAAGACGGCCTTGGGGCTCGGGCAAGAGCTGGTGCAGATATTAAGCCTGCGCCAAAACCAAAGCAACAACGTCAGAAAAGCACCATTACGCAAAGTCACCTTATCCCGTTCGCACTGGGCGGCATTGAGGCGTTTTCTTGCGGTGACGAATTGCGGGTTTCAGTTCGCCATTTGTGTGAAGCGTTTGGGATTGATTCAAGAACCCAGCGTCGTAAGATGGCGAACAATCCACGTTGGACGTGGGGTCATATGACCTCACACGATACAGCAGGCCGACCACAAGAGATGGTAACTTTGCCACTTGAACAAGTGCCCGCCTTCCTCAATTCAATCAACAGCAACAAAGTGAAGCCAGAAGTACGGCAAGCCTTGCTGACGTACCAAGACGAATGCACCAAAGCGCTGTTTTCGTACTGGACAACAGGCAAGGCCGAGCAACAAACCGCCGCGGCACAGATGGCGTTTCAAGTTGCTGACACGCTGGCGGTATTTAAAGCTGAATACGCCAACATGTATGGCAAGGTCGCTGGTGCTGACCCCGACCCCGACCCGCGCATGTATGGACAGATTCAAGCAGTACTGAACAAGGCGGTGTTTGGTGTTTCCAAGCTGCCCGACTTGCCGCGCAAGGATTTACCTAAAACAGCATTAGAGCGCCTCAAGGCCGCAGCGCACATTCTGCGGAAAACGTTTTACCGTGGGGAATCCCTCAAGGTTGCCGCCGCGCAAGTCAGAGCTGCTTTCCCTGAGCCAGTGCTGGTGATTGAAATCAATGTGGAACTTGCCGCATGAACCCGATTGCACAGAAAAAAGCACTTGCCAGCCAGCACGCAGGTCTTGATAATGGCGGCGCTGTCTCACTTGAGGCAGACGAGATTGGCGTCTCGAATACGATAGCGGGTAAGCCGCTGCAAAGCGGTATTTTTATGCCCGTTTGCACCACAGTTGCACCTTCAATGGTGGGGCGTGGTGGGGGCTACTTCGGTAGCGTCGGTTTCTATCGTGCCGATACGCCAACCCTGCTGCGTTCCTACCTCCTTCGATTGGCGTCGAAAGGTGGGGATTTGACCCCAACGATAGGTGCATATCTTATGCCAAAATTCGCCCGTACTTTTCTTACGTATTCCCTTGTATGTATTATCACGCTTGCCGTAGAGCGTAATACCCCTATTGCCGTAATCGCCTTGTCCATTGCTGCGCTGGTTCTGCTGCAAGTGATTGGAGGGCGTGACCATGCGTAAGCCCATCGACTTAGAGCAATTCATTCCCGTCACAGATACCGCCGCCGCTGCGCTGCTTGGCGAAACCGCCACGACCTCAGAATGCACGCTGGAAGTGTGTCTACGCTGCGCCCTACATTTACTCGAACTCAATCAGCAAGACCCCGAATCCCGTTATAACGGCCTGATGGCGCTAGATTATCTGGGTGCAGTGGTTGAGGCCGTCAACGGTAAGAGGGTGAATCACCATGCGTAAACCGAGCCGAAACTCAGGGATTCAACAGACCGCGTTCGCCAGTCGTCGCGCCGCGTCTTTGCTGCTGATGCGGAGCTATACCCGCGACACGCGCCCCAAGCCCCCCAAGCCCAAAAAAAACCGCTAAGCCATAGGAAATCCATCAAATGACTACGACCAATATTCTGGGCGGCGGCGCTGCTCAAACTCAAAACCACGCAGCACTGATTGAGAACCTAATGAAACAGCCATTTGACCTTGCTACGCTAGTGCCGGTGAGTGCCGACCTAGAAGCTGCAACCGTTCGTGTTATGTCGTGCGGTGAATTGTTAAGCTTGGTACTTGAGCTGCTGAATGAAGGCATTGCCAAGCAGCAACTTGAAACCCATTGCCAGCTTGCGACGCATTACCTATCACTGGTCGTACAGGCCAGTAAGGCCGTGGCGGCTACTGGGGAGCGCAACCATGCGTAAATCATTCAGCGAGCAAGTTAAAGCGGCTGCTGCGGGGCGTTGGCCGGAGACTTTGCAAAGCATGGCTATCCCTGCCAAGTCCCTAGACGGTAAAAATCATCCTTGCCCAGCGTGCGGCGGCGATGATCGCTTTCAATTTACCGCGCGCGGTGCTGATGCTGACTATGGCCGCTTTGCTTGCCGTGGCATGGATTCGGGCGGTGGTGATGGTTTCGCCTTGGTGATGCACGTTTTCAACCTGAGTTTCCCTGAGGCGGTGATAGCCGTTGGGCGAGTGCTGGGTATGGATCAGCAGCATAACGCGTGTACCACTTTTACTTTGCCGGAATTACCCAAACATAAGCCAACAGAAACCCAACTTAAAACCCAATTCAAAACCCAAGACCGCACGGCGCAACGACAAGCGTTGTTTGATTCGGGTGTGGCGCTCAGCTCAAGCAATATGGCGGGGCTTTATTTGTTGAATCGTGGCCTAGCTGGGCGCTATTTACCGACTCAGGCCGATAGCCCATTACGACACATTGCTGCGCTGGACTATTGGCATGAATCAAACGGTAGCAGCAAAAGATTAAAAACCACACCGGCATTGATTGCCAAAATCCAAAAGCCAAACGGCGCGTTAGCAGGGCTGCACCGCATTTACCTTGAACCCAAAGGGCATAAGTTGGTGCTGCACGATGAAACGGGCAAGGCATTAGCCAGCAAAAAGCTACAGCTTGCCCATGATGGCGCTCTCAGTGGCGCGGCGTGTCGCTTGCACCCGATTGGCGATGATGGCCGCTTGGCGCTGACTGAGGGCATAGAAACCGCCTTGGCGGTGCATCAGCTCACAGGGCTGGCGGTGTGGTCGTGCATTAATGTGGCAATGCTTAAAACCGTGGTGCTGCCGGATAGCGTGCGCGAGGTAGTGATTTACGGCGACAACGATTTACCCGACCACAAGGGCAAGAATGCAGGCAAAGAAGCCGCGTACATCTTGGCGGCACGGCTGGTGGGCGAAGGCCGTACGGTGAAAGTCATGCTACCGCCAGAAGCGGGTAGGGATTGGCTGGATGTGCTGAATGATGACAATGCGGCGGTGGCGTGATGAAAAACGAAATTGAAGCCATTCAAGCCAGCGAGTCGCCACAAACCCAAACTAAAACCCAACAGAAACCCAGCGCGGCGGAGTTAGCGAGCCCTGATAGCGTTGTGCAATTTGTGTTGCCCAGCAAAGCTGAATTAGTTGGTGAAGTCAGGCCATTCTATGATTTTCAGCGCGGTGAGCTGGTGCATGTTGGGGTCAAACACGATAAAGATGGCACAGCGCATACCGCAGCTGTACGCCTTTGCCGTGAGTTCGACATCATTGGGCAAGGCGTTGATACCTACGGCGACCATTACCGCCTGTTGAGTTGGGAAGATTGCATTACCGGAGCCGAGCAGGCTATCGCCCTACCTAGTAGCCAAATTGGCGAGCGTGAGGGCTGGCAATTGCTCAATAGCAAAGGCTTGGCAGTAACCAGTAAACGCGCCGATAAAGACTTGTTAGCTGATTATTTGCATAACCACGGTAGCAAAGAGCGCTACACAATAGCGAATCAAAGTGGCTGGCAACAAGGCGCGTTTGTACTACCGACAGGCGAAGTGATTGGTGAGCCCGATAGCCGCTTATTTTATCCTGCGGCGGCAACGTATCGGCCGGCATTTACACCCAAAGTTACCAGTCAAGCATGGCGCGACACCGTGGGCGCATTAGTTAAAGATAACCCACTGCCCATGACGGCGGTAGCGTGCGCGCTGGCTGGTGCTGTGTTGGAGTTGATCGGGGCGCGTGATGGGATTGGCCTGCATTTACATACCGAAACATCAAGCGGTAAATCTACTTGTGGCGATGTGGCGGCGAGCATTTGGGGTAATCCGGCCAAGCTGGTGCAATCGTGGGATGGTACGGGGGTTGGTTTAACGAATTCTGCTGAATTTGCCAATAGCATGATGCTGTACTTGGATGAAATCGGCGCGGGGGATGCCCGCAAGATGGGTAGTACCATTTACACCATGCTCAACGGCGTATCTCGTACCCAAGGCCGCAAAGAAGGCGGCAACCGCGCCAAGCGAACTTGGCTCATGACCTTGGTTTCAACGGGTGAAATTCCGATGAGCCAATTTCTGAATGAAGGCGGTCATGCTGTGCGCGGCGGGCAAGAA contains:
- a CDS encoding DUF6387 family protein; this translates as MSMNDYSWLNNVMYDSITEKFTLHDWSRALAFRAELLSDSSRAEDELIRFGLRHLFERPTHLNTLADLIASGEYIDLTHLKIFDAYCPNPAISNLTTGLALAAARDILERPEMGEVDDAPLSVYDFHAPENFLSMPLHFIDAEAISYIGVNLELPDALLFERFKDWLAATRHELEISKPRRVFTKVDTQKWRDMKILQYLDLSIYLQSTGVELGQQLIGVLLFPNTYDISPSERIRKVVAPLAEKLISYQVLSALRTQNQQICD
- a CDS encoding tyrosine-type recombinase/integrase, translating into MTKFTDVGIKALITGDIRFEGRADSIVAGLVLSFRKNDKVPRWLFRYSFAGTPRKMVIGNYGNMSLSEARARARELAARVQLGYDVQGEKAARIVEAVAAIEAERASITVNELAEEYLNREIIGRVKHPNIPINQYEKNIRPLIGALKIEAVTSLHVDDILEAVRKRGAPSIANKALRMLQNMFDYAIRRRMIAVNPAAAFRTKDAGGELTARDRALSRTELALLFAAMKQAKGFSVQNELTIKLLLVLCCRKMELCAAQWDEFDLDAAIWHMRDDVKTGKGLDVPLPPCAVEWLRELKRLSGASPYILPARKMQHRGLPHICEGTIGTAMGKLKPHMPDVEAFTVHDLRRTARTQLAALGVDVITAERCLNHKIKGVHGTYDRHDYFDERKDALIKWADLMRELEQGGNDKVVNLKDKKRKAA
- a CDS encoding toprim domain-containing protein encodes the protein MRKSFSEQVKAAAAGRWPETLQSMAIPAKSLDGKNHPCPACGGDDRFQFTARGADADYGRFACRGMDSGGGDGFALVMHVFNLSFPEAVIAVGRVLGMDQQHNACTTFTLPELPKHKPTETQLKTQFKTQDRTAQRQALFDSGVALSSSNMAGLYLLNRGLAGRYLPTQADSPLRHIAALDYWHESNGSSKRLKTTPALIAKIQKPNGALAGLHRIYLEPKGHKLVLHDETGKALASKKLQLAHDGALSGAACRLHPIGDDGRLALTEGIETALAVHQLTGLAVWSCINVAMLKTVVLPDSVREVVIYGDNDLPDHKGKNAGKEAAYILAARLVGEGRTVKVMLPPEAGRDWLDVLNDDNAAVA
- a CDS encoding helix-turn-helix transcriptional regulator — encoded protein: MPQRTQQPTTQTKAPAKVIPISQPQAPLLATYGALPATGFIRQRELLEIIPFSASTLWRRVRMATFPAPTKLSERVTAWQCEAVRQWLDEQGGAQ
- a CDS encoding phage antirepressor N-terminal domain-containing protein, which produces MKKAASLNQQQDGLGARARAGADIKPAPKPKQQRQKSTITQSHLIPFALGGIEAFSCGDELRVSVRHLCEAFGIDSRTQRRKMANNPRWTWGHMTSHDTAGRPQEMVTLPLEQVPAFLNSINSNKVKPEVRQALLTYQDECTKALFSYWTTGKAEQQTAAAQMAFQVADTLAVFKAEYANMYGKVAGADPDPDPRMYGQIQAVLNKAVFGVSKLPDLPRKDLPKTALERLKAAAHILRKTFYRGESLKVAAAQVRAAFPEPVLVIEINVELAA
- a CDS encoding YicC/YloC family endoribonuclease; amino-acid sequence: MTGYASAQRELSHGVLSVELRAVNHRFLDLSLRLPEEFRALEGAIREKLSGRLNRGKLECRLNFNVREAANTQLRLNNALVAELLRLADQVKEHQASAGDLRMADILRWPGVIESDALPTELLQTTALEVLDVALLDFLASRAREGAKLAAILLERVEAMDALIAGVKPLLPQIISDYEAKLTLRFVEAIGCGDDDRVRQEMVIFAQKVDILEEIDRLQTHIAELRRILQKGGNAGKRLDFLMQELNREANTLGSKSVSVETTKVAMELKVLIEQMREQVQNIE
- a CDS encoding DUF927 domain-containing protein → MKNEIEAIQASESPQTQTKTQQKPSAAELASPDSVVQFVLPSKAELVGEVRPFYDFQRGELVHVGVKHDKDGTAHTAAVRLCREFDIIGQGVDTYGDHYRLLSWEDCITGAEQAIALPSSQIGEREGWQLLNSKGLAVTSKRADKDLLADYLHNHGSKERYTIANQSGWQQGAFVLPTGEVIGEPDSRLFYPAAATYRPAFTPKVTSQAWRDTVGALVKDNPLPMTAVACALAGAVLELIGARDGIGLHLHTETSSGKSTCGDVAASIWGNPAKLVQSWDGTGVGLTNSAEFANSMMLYLDEIGAGDARKMGSTIYTMLNGVSRTQGRKEGGNRAKRTWLMTLVSTGEIPMSQFLNEGGHAVRGGQEIRMLDIPADTGQFKAFDCIHGRKDGGEFAIELTEAARMHYGTLGREFVAWLIANKGAVNLRIKSAETRMLAVLPPQAAPTVRRATRKFAILAAALEMAADAGLTGWTCEESFKAVGVTWQRWLAVFGLASRDDERLIEQANGILAANQFARFVSLPMTDKEPNTINMMGYKRIHAGEDIFYVLPHAFKDEIIKGYELKKAIKVLHEAGMLERPTGRDAWTTTIGKSMGNGYKMRLRPCEDNVNEVSSDVAIHAIK